The Sneathiella limimaris region CAAGGACTATCTCGCCATAAGGATATCATAAAAGACCCACTGGAAGTCCTTCGATGTTTAGGTGGACGCGAATTCGCTGCAATGGCTGGAGCCATCTTACGCGCAAGACAGGAAGGCATACCTGTGTTACTGGATGGCTTTGTAGTCTGTGCAGCCGCAGCTGTCTTACATGCTATTCGGGAAAATGCCCTGGACCACTGTGTTGCAGGTCATTGCTCCGCTGAACCTGGGCACAAAATTCTTCTCGATAAACTGGGTCATGAGCCACTCCTTGAACTCGGCATGAGGTTGGGAGAGGGCTCTGGCGCAGCACTGTCTCTGGGCATTTTGAAGGGAGCTTTTGCGACCCACGGACACATGGCCAGTTTTGCAGAAGCTGGTGTTAGTGGTAAAGACTAACGAGCTCTTACCCTATTTATCCAATCGATTTTCCAACTGATCGTTTCGTCAGCCTGATAGACCGTCAACCTTGAAACAGACAAAGGCTCTATATCAATAAGCTGTGCCTTAACTGGCTCCAGTTCGAGTGCATTTGCAACAATCGCCCGAATGGGCCCTGCATGCGAGACAATAACCAAGTCATCCTGAACCAAGCTTTCCAACTGGGATTGAAATCGGCGGGTAACGCGTTCGCAAACGTCGCGGAAACTTTCGCCGCCGGGAGGTTGATTTTCAACAGGGTTTTCCCAGAAAGAAAGAGACTCTTCATGTCTATCGGTCCGAATTTCCTCATAGGTCAAGCCTTGCCACTCGCCGAAATTCTGCTCACGATATTGCGTCTCTTTTGTTAGCTGTATCGACTGGTTAGAGTGTGCAATGATATGGTTGGCCGTCTCTACACAGCGAGTGAGATCACTGGAGACCAGCGCAAACGAATTGGGCAATTGACTGGAAATCCAATCATACGTCTTCTGATCAGAATGATCTGCGAGAACATCCATCTGACCATACAGAAAGTTTGCACTGACAGGCGCATGTCGAACTAACCAGACCCTAAATGTTTTCACTGAATTTTCCTGACAATAGTTTAGCGTTCAAAATCTCAGATTAGCGCTTTTTCGCGTCGGAGAGAGGGGTGACCTTAGAGTCTCCATTAAACTGGTTGTTGTAGAGATCCGCATAAACGCCCTGCTTTGAAAGCAGCTCAGAATGGCTTCCACTTTCAACGACCTGTCCCTGTACAATTACATAGATGATATCGGCATCCAGAATCGTGCTCAGGCGATGGGCAATCACCACAGAAGTCCGGCCTTTCATTAGATGAGAAAGGGCAATCTGAACTTTTCTTTCCGCTTCAGCATCCAGCGCTGAGGTTGCCTCATCCAGCAAGAGAATTGGGGCATCCTTCAGCATTGCCCTGGCAATCGCTATCCGTTGTTTTTGGCCCCCAGATAACCTGACACCGTCAGATCCAACGCGGGTCTCATATCCCTGGGGCAAGCTACTGATAAAATCATGCACTGCTGCGGCTTTTGCAGCCTCAACAATTTCATCCTCAGTTGCGCCCTCGCGCCCGTACGCAATATTGGCGCGAATTGTGTCGTCAAATAGAAAGATATCCTGACTAACGAGGGAGAACTTCTCCCGCAGGGAGTTTAACGTCACATCTCTGACATCCTGGCCATCTACCAGAATAGAACCTGAGCTTACGTCATAGAAACGTGGCATCAGGTTTAGAATTGTCGACTTTCCTCCTCCGGAAGGGCCCACAAGAGCCACTCGTTGCCCGGCTCCCACCAGCAGAGAAATATCTTTCAATACTGGTGTGTGCTCTGAATAGGAAAAAGCAACAGACTTAAACTCAACTTCGCCTTTATGAAGCTCGAGCTCTGTCGCACTTGGCTTATCAACAACATGGTCTACTAGATCCAACAGATCAAAAATTCTTTGTGCTGCCGCCAGAGAGTTTTGAATTTGCGGCGCAATCTTTGCGATACTCTTTATCGGCTGATAAGCAAGCATGACAGCAGTGATAAACGCAAAGAAAGTGCCAGGTGTCGTGTCGCCACTGGTCACGCTACTAGCACCATAGAAGATTACGATGGCAATCATCAAACCCGACAAGGTTTCAACTATAGGATTGCTGGTAGCCTGAATGCGCATCGCTTTAAATTGATGAAAGAAACGACGCTCGATCTCTTTCTCACCCTTTTCTCGGGTTTTATCTTCGCGGTTATAAGCCTTAATAACCCTGATACCTTGAAAGGCCTCCTCCAGAAAAGTGCTGAAAGAACCTGTTTGCTCGAGTACCCGATGTGAAGCTTTTCGCGCCAGCTTTCCTATCTGCCGAATTGCGAGAGCTCCTGGAGGGAGAGCTATGAAAATGATGAGAGCCATTCTCCAGTCGTAATAGAACAAGGATCCAATCAAGAAAATCGCGGTCAAGCTATCCTTTGTAAATGCGACCAAAGCCTGGGTTGAACCTGTACGAAGTAGGTTTGTGTCATAGACAAAACGTGAAATCAGATTACCCGTGGAATTATCATGAAACCAAGCCAGATCCGCCCCAATCAGCTTGTCAAACATCTTCCTTTGAAGGTCAGCAATCACCCGGTTGCCAACCCAGTGCATAAAGTAAGCCTGACCAAAAGTTGCAATCCCGCGCAGACTGAATATCACGACAACTGCAATAGTGGTATAAACAACGATTTCTGGATTTTTCTCAAAAAACACTTCATCCACGATCGGCTTCATTAGAAAAGCTGTCGCTGTCGTGGTAATCGCCCCGACTATCATGCAGACAATTGCAGCGGCCAGACGATACTTGTATTTCAGAACGTAATTTTTCAATAGCCGCCCATAAAGAGCCATAGAACTGCTCCGGTTCTTGGTGACTTGGGCCTCGGTTGATTGCGGCATTGAATCTTTCACATTTACTCTCCTGACAGGTCATATTACCCGCCAAACCTGAACAGAGACTTATCATTCACCTTGGCTCTGCAATAGAGCTTTTATCTATGTTACGGCGTATAAACTTACAATGATGTTCGACAGCAACAGTTTTCACTTATCAGCCTGCCTCCAACCGCGTCACCAAATCTCATGAAGATTGACAGCCAATTAAAAACCAGACACAAGACTGATATGTTTGGCCTGTTTCCAAAAAAAAAGCTGCGTGTAAAACTGCCGGATAACACTCGCGTTATCGCGATCGGCGATATTCATGGTCAGCACAAACGGCTGAGTAAGCTCATGAAGGAGGTCGACCTTTATCGCAAGAAAAACCCCATTGACCATGAAACCATTGTTTTCCTGGGGGATTATGTCGATCGGGGACCGCACTCTGCGAAAATAATCGATTATTTGCGAAAAAGAGCCAAGGCCGCCAAAACAGCTGCCCACACAGAAGTCTTTCTTCAGGGCAATCATGAAGAGCTCATGATAGAAGGTCTGGATGTTGAAGGAACTCGTCATGATCTTTGGTGGCGAAACGGCGGTTTGCAAACCGTGAACAGCTACCTCAAATTTTTAAAAATTGAAGTCCCTGAAGATTTAGGCGCTGAAGAACGATTGAATATCTTCAGAGAGCATTTCCCCAAGAAACATTCAAAATTTGTCCATTCATTGCAAAATATCTATCGGGTTGGGCCGCTGGTTTTCGCTCATGCCGGCATTCGTATGGACAAAGCCCCAGGCAAACAAAAGCAACAGGATCTTAGATGGATTAGAGATCCTTTTCTTTACTGGGAAGGAAAAAACAAGGACTTTCTGGTTGTCCATGGACACAGTATCACACCGTCTTTTAAGCCTGAAATCCATGCCCATCGAGTAGCCCTTGATACCGGAAGCTATAAATTAAAGGGTAAAATTACGGCTGGCATTTTTGAAGGAAACACTGTCCGGTTTGTCAGTAACGGAACCCGAAAAGGATTCAACACAAACAAATTCTCTTAGGAACCTTCCTGCTGTTGCTCATAGCGCCTGACTCTAATGAGAAGGATAGCGCCAAGAACTACCCCCAAGCCAGAACAGACCGCCATCAACAAAAAGCAACTTGCAGGGTTAAATTCATAGAGAGACCCCGCCAACATCGTAAGCAATCCGAAGAAGATCCCCATTGAAAGGCTATCCTGTAAGCCTTGTGCAGACGCTGAAATAGCAGGCGGAACCCGTTTGGCTACATAACCAACAATAGACATGTAAAGAAGTGCAAAAGTTAAGGCGTGAAAAAGTTGTGCGAGTACAAGTAGCGGCAAGGCTGTCACTGTAGCCAGAAGTGTCCACCGGATTACGCCGCCCGCTGCCGCGACAATAATCATGGGCATGGCACCAAAGCGTCCGATCAAACGATCAGAAACACTAAACATAGCAATTTCCGCCAACACACCAACGATCCACAGAAGCGTGATCACTGTGTTGGAATAGCCCAGTGATTTCCAGTAAATCGCGCTAAATCCATAGAGCGAAGCATGCGACGCGAGAAGAAGGCCAACTGTGATCAAAAACAACGGAAAGTTTGGAAGTTTCAGCGGCCTCAAGAGGGGAACTTTTTTGGAGTCAGGTGCTGTGTAGACTTTCGGCACCCAAAAAGAGGCAATAAGAAGAAGAACCGATGCAAATATCATCATGGCGTAAATAGCGTCTAATCCGAATTTATCAGCTAATGCTCCCACCCCAAGTGAACTGACAATAAAACTAACCGACCCCCAGCGCCTTACCTTTCCAAATTCCACTCCGATCAACTGTCCAAGTCGTATGGTCACCCCATCTGACAAAGGCACACCTGTCGACAAGGCAGCACCAGCTAGCCCCCAAACAACAGCATAAAGCACCCAACCCTCAACAAACGGGAGAATAGCGAGCCCTATCAAAACCATTGAGGATAATGAGATTAAGACCCGCCGCCGATCACCGACCAGGTCAGCTACAGAAGACGCTATGGGGACCACCGCAACTTTCAACCAATAGGCTACACCTAAAACAATCCCCACATATTCCAGAGAAATCTGCCCTTCCAACCACCTCGGCCAGATAGGTATGGCAATACCATACACTGCAAAAAAAGAGGCATAGTAACCTGTCAGCCTTAACGAGGCATTTTTGCTTGAATAATTGATCTGGTTCATCGATCCACCTGCCGGAAGGATCCATAGCCTATCGGGTTTTAAACTCACCATCCAGTGATATTCGCTACACAAAACCATATTTACATTCTTTGGAATATATATACATTCCAAAGAATATTTATGGAGGAAAATGCGATGAATAGACGTAACTTTCTGAGAACAATTGGGGGAACCGGCCTCGTTTTAGCAGCTACAGCAGGTGGCCTAAGTCAATGCGATCAAATGCCCACTGAAGCAATTCAAGGCTGGAATGGTCCCGTTAATTCAATAACAGATAGGGAGTGGTTACTTTCATACGCCCTTCTGGCACCCAATCCACATAATATGCAGGCGTGGATCGCCGATTTGAGGGTTGAGGATCAAATAATACTTTTTGCGGACAAAGATCGATTACTACCTGACACAGATCCTTTTTCACGTCAGGTCATGATTGGTCAGGGGACCTTCTTAGAACTTTTGAGTATCGCTGCATCAGCGAGGGGATATCAAGCCAATGTGCACCTTTTCCCAGAAGGCACTCCCGATGAGATGGAACTCGACATCTCAACGGTACCTATTGCCCGAATTGAGCTCGTCAAGAATGAGAATATAGCAGCAGACCCTCTCTTTTCTGCCATTTTGCACAGGCGCTCCAACAAAGAAGGATATAGAGAGTTAGCTTTATCGGAAGATCACAAAGCCGAACTTCTGAAGTTACCTTTGTCAGGTGATCACTCAGTTCAAATCTATCACGACAAGGATGAGGTGGAAGAACTGCGTACCTTTGCAAAACAAGCCATGCTGCTGGAAATTGAGACACCTCGAACCTTAAAGGAAAGTGTTGATAGAACCCGAATTGGGGCTGACGCAATCGTTAAATACCGAGATGGAATTGACCTAAATGGCCCAATGTTTTGGTGGCTTTCTCGTTTCGACTTAATGTCCAAAGAAAAAGCCATGACACCCGGCACACTAGCCTATCAGGGCGGGATAGATTATGCCCTTGGCTGGGTGAATAAGACTTACAGCATGGGAATCCTATCTAGCCCAACAAACAGTCGAGAAGATCAAATCATTGCAGGTCGCAATTATGTCCGGCTTAACCTACTCGCCACATCAATAGGTGTTGCTATGCATCCTGTTAGCCAAATTTTGCAGGAATACCCCGAAATGCAGACTCTACAATCCGATTTTTATTCCCATCTGGGTGTGAGGGCTCCTGAAACAATTCAAATGTTTTTCAGAATTGGATATCAGTCCAAACCAAGTCCTTCCCCTCGCCGACCTCTGCAAGATATAGTTAGGGCATGACAAAGAACCACAAACCAGACATTCCCATTGAATTCCGGATTATTAACTGGATAGGCATTATTGACCAGCTGACGGGAACAAAAGCCCGTCAGTTGCTCAATGGCACAGATGTACCGCCGCCCCAATTTGCGCTTCTCAATCATTTCAGCCATCGCCCCGAAGAGGGTAAGACTGTCATGCAGGTTGCGACCGCCATGCAACAACCCCAACCAGGGATCACAAAAACGATATCCAAGTTGGTGAGGAAAGGTTTTTTAGAAGAGCATAAAAACCCAAGAGATGGCCGTTCAAAAATTCTATTGCTAACAGCAGCGGGCATAAAAGCGCATCAGATTGCCCGGGAAAAACTGATCTCTGGCTCAGGTGATGTCTTTAAAGGTTGGAGCGAAAATGAAAAAAACACTCTTTTTCAGCTCCTGGATCGACTTAAAATCCATCTCGACAATAATCGGTAATCAGCTTATTTCGGCATCATAAAATTCAGTGGTGTCTTATCCAGAGAAATCGTCACAGGGGTAACCATTTCCAGATCACCATCCCGCTGACAATTCAGATTAGGCTGAGAACTTAAGGTCACATCCTCCCCGGTGCTAAAGGTAATCACAGAATTTAGGCTAGACAGACGATTGGCTGCCAATGCCAATCCATAAATCAAGCCATTCCACAAACCCTTTTTTGTCAGTACCAAAACTTGCAAATCTCGAGTTCTGAGATCTGCTCTTGGGAAAACAGTAAATGGTCCCCCATATTTTCGGGCTCTGGAGACAACAACCGTTGAGCCTTCATAAACTGTGTCATTTGACCGAACACTCACAGCAAGGTTTTTGAATTGATGACGTATACGAAAAGCAGCGAATAAATAGGAAGCCGCACCCCATTTACGCTTCTGCACTGGATCTAGCGCTTGGACCGCGAGGGAATCATACCCGCAGCCAATCATCAGAAGGAATCTGCGCCCTTGGATTAGGCCGGGCCAGATTTTTGTAGTCTGCCCTTGCGTCAAAGCTGCCACAATTTTGCGCGGGTTCGTTCCAACTCCAATTTCGCAAGCAAACACATTGGCGGTTCCAAGCGGAATGAGACCTAACGGTTTCTCACTGCCTTGCAATCCTTGTGCGACCTCTCCAAGCGTTCCGTCACCACCAGCAGCGACAACGACTGTGATTTCATCATCCCTGGCTGCTTGCTGGGCGAGTTCCGTCGCATGTCCAGCTCTTTCCGTTTGAGAAAGAGTAAGCTCGACACCCGCTGCCTCCAGCATTTTCAGAATTTTCCAAAACCGGCGTTCATGGCTACGACCGGCCGTTGGATTATAGATAACGAGAAATCTGTTTCGACCTGTCACCCGACTGACTTTCATTCGCAACAAAAATTTAATTTGAAGGACATCCATCTGTCCCATGACCTTGGAAGAATCGTCCCAGAACTTAATGACTGATTTTGTTCACCCCGGTGACAGTTCCATTAAACGGGACCAGAGTAAAGCAGATGAATGCGCAAGCAACCCCTCTAAAATATCGCTCCATATGGATCTCCGACATTCATCTGGGGACACCAGGTTGCAAGGCAGAGTTTCTACTCGATTTCCTAAAACACACAAGTTCTAAAAAATTATATCTGGTTGGGGATATCATCGATGGGTGGGCTCTTCAACGAAACTGGTACTGGCCACAAGAACATAATGATGTTGTCCAAAAGATCTTGAGGAAAGCCCGAAAGGGCACAGAAGTTTTCTTCATTCCCGGCAACCATGATGCATTTGTCCGTGAATATGTGGATCATAACTTTGGCGACATTACTGTTGCCCGGGAGATGATCCACAAGACCGCAAATGGGCAACAATATCTCATTTTGCATGGAGATGAATTTGATGTCGTTGTCAAATACGCCAAATGGCTCGCGTTACTCGGGGACTGGGCCTACGGCATCTGTCTGAGGTTGAACGACTTCGTGAATAACGTCAGACAGTGGATGGGTTATCCTTATTGGTCCCTTTCGGCTTTCTTGAAACTGAAAGTCAAAAACGCCGTTCAGTTTATTGCAGACTTTGAGAATGCCCTTGCAGATGTTGCCCGAAAAAAAGGGGTAAACGGTGTTATCTGCGGCCATATTCACCACCCAGAAATTCGGGAAATTGACGGCATAACCTACTGCAATGACGGTGACTGGGTAGAAAGCTGCTCAGCTCTTGTTGAGCATTTCGATGGCAGTCTGGAAATCGTCCGGTGGTTCTCTCCTTACTCAGATTTCACTTCCCTCAAAGGATCCGAAGAATGCGATATGTCATCGTCTCAGACGCTTGGTCGCCTCAAGTCAATGGTGTCGTTCAAACTCTGACACAACTCCGAAATAATCTAGAAAACAAAGGTCATGAAGTGGTCATGATCACTCCTGACCGTTTTAAGACCATTGCCTGCCCGACATATCCCGAAATCAGGCTGTCTTTGTTCTGCTCACGCAAAGTGAAAGATTTGATCGAAAAGAGCAGGCCAAGCGCTATTCATATTGCCACAGAGGGACCTTTAGGACTTGCCGCGCGAAATTATTGTTCAAAAAACAATATCCCGTTTACAACAGCATTCCATACGCTGTTTGCTGAATATGTTTACGCCAGAACCCGACTGCCACTCTCAATTGGCTACGCTTTCCTGCGTTGGTTCCATAAAAATTCCAGCACAATCATGGTCGCCACCCAAACCCTTGAGGACAAGCTTCGCAAAAGAGGGTTCAAAAGGATATCCAGATGGACCCGAGGAATAGACACCAATCTATTTCACCCAAGAGAAAAGCAATTAACCGAATTCAAAAGCCCTATCTTCATGTATGTAGGCCGGGTTGCAGTTGAAAAAAATATACAGGCGTTTCTCTCCTTGGACCTACCCGGAACTAAGGTCGTGGTGGGTGACGGACCACAACGCGCCTCTTTACAATCCAAACATAAGGACGTTGTTTTTGTCGGCGTGAAACGCGGTGAAGAACTTGCATCCTATTACGCATCAGCCGATGTATTTGTTTTTCCAAGCCGAACCGACACGTTTGGACTTGTGCTTCTAGAAGCACTAGCATCAGGAATACCTGTGGCTGCCTATCCGGTAACAGGCCCATTAGATGTGATTGGAAATGCCCCAGTTGGTGTTCTCAGTGAAAATTTACAGTCAGCCGCTTTGCAGGCGCTGGAACTTGATCCTGTTGCCTGTCGAGAATTCGCGATGGAATTTACCTGGGACAAAAGTGTTGAACAGTTCCAGGGCAACCTAGCACATTTTGATACCAACAGAGTTTTTTCGCGTCAGGAACCTGTAGAGGTCTGAACCACTTTGGGCTGCTTTTCTGCATTTCGAAGGTTAATTATGAGGACTCCGAGCAAGGTTACACCACCGCCCACCATAAATCGCCATGTAATGGGCTCTTCAAAAAGGAAAACACCGAAACCAACGCCAAAGAGCGGGGCCAGCAAGCCATATGGCGTTAATACGGATACAGGATACCGCTGAAGTAAGTAGTACCAACTCCCGTGTGCGATAATAGTTGTTGCTACCACCGTAAATAGAAGTGCCGTGACAGGCTCCCAATGAAGAGCGGTAATCTGTTGGATATGATTTTCCTCAAAAATTAGGGAGAAAGACAGCAAAAGCGGAAAGGAAAAAAGAGCGATCCAGCCCTGCATTTGCATGGTTCCTACCCCTGTTGCTTTTCGCATTAGGATAATTCCGCCAGCCATACACATAGCAGCACCTGCAACGAGACCGACACCTTCCAGATAATTGAAAACCACCGGATCAAAACCCAAGATCAAGACGCCAATAAAGGCTAGGAGCAACCCCAAGATCCGTTTCCATCGAATAGTTTCACCCAAGAAAACGACTGCTAAAATAAGAGAAAAAGGAGCAACCAATTGAATGGTAATTGCAACTGCCGACACACCCCCAGCTACATTCAACCCCATATAGAGCAACGTAAAATGCATCACTCCAACCAGCATGGAAATTAGAAAAATGGCCTTCATCCGACCTGCAACCGGCTTTAAAAACGGAATTAGCAGTAATGCGACCAAGATAAACCGCAGCGTGGTAAACATAAGCGGTGAATATTGACCCATAGCCACCTTGGCGGCCACAAAGGAAAAACCCCAGATGACATTTATAATCAACGCAAGGGCAATATGGGGGAGTGACATGAAACGTCCTTTAAAAATTGGAACAGAAGTTCCAAAAACCTTCCTTTTTGATAAATTGCCAGGCACATAATGTCAAAATGTGCTTTTTTATTTTTAATGACGGTGACCTATGATTGAGATCGAGCGTAAATTTCTGGTAGCAAACGACAGCTGGAAACAGGATATCCTTAGCTCTCACAAAATAAGTCAATTCTATCTGTCAGATCTTTCAACAACACCAACTGTTCGTATCCGCCAAAAAGACGACAAAGGGTTCCTCACGCTCAAATACCCGAGTAAGCAGGAAGATGTCTTAGTCAGAGCAGAGTTTGAGTATGAAATTCCAGTTTCTGATGTGACTGCACATAAGCAATTCGCCAAAGGAAGGATTGTTGAGAAAACAAGGCATCTAGTAAGAGGTGCTGAAAACTTAATCTGGGAAATAGATGTCTTTTCATCACCAAATCCAGATCTGGTGCTTGCTGAGATCGAACTAAAAACAGCGGATCAAATTATCCAACTGCCGGATTGGATTGGGCCGGAAGTAACTCATAATCCATCTTATAGCAATATCCGCATGGCTTTTCAAAGTGTCTAGGACTGGCTAATTCGCCACCGCCGCAATGTCACTATTCTTATCTTCCACCAAAGCAACGAGCAAGGGCTCCAGATCAATCGGTTTCGTCAGGAGACTGTCCAGATCTTGTGATACCACTTCAGGTCGATGGCCCTCTAAATCCTCACCGGTCAAACCGACAACTCGGATAGAATTTGTTTTAGGATCTCGCTTGATCCTTCGCGCCACCTCAAGTCCATCCACACCAGGCATATTGATGTCAGTGACAATTGCATCAACCCTTTGTTGATGGACAGCTTGCAGCACTTTCGCTCCATCCTCGACCATTATCACTTCTTTCACTATGGGTGAGAGCATGGCTTTTAATAAAAGCCTGTTGACCAAAACATCGTCTGCGACAACAACAGTCATCAATTTTAAACGCCCATATTTGATGTTTGATTGCATTTCTTTCGAAGGGAAAAAACCTTCGACACTCGCTTCATGAACATCCTCACTGGTTGGTAAGACAACGGTGAACCTGGTTCCTTTTGCCACTTCACTCTGAACTGAGATGGTACCACCCAGTGCCTTCACAAGCATTCTTGTAATGGCAAGTCCTAGACCTGACCCACTTGAATTCTCTCCTCGACGGGTCCTCACGAAGCGATCAAACAATATGTCAAGCTCGTCCGCGTCAATTCCAATACCTGTATCTTCAACAGCTAGTTCAAGCTCCAAACCCGCATCCGCAGGCCGAACCTGGACGGTCACTCGCACCTCACCTTCAAAAGTATATTTTAAAGCATTACCGATCAGATTTATCAGGATCTGCTGGATTTTCTTCCGATCGAGAATAAGCCATGCCGGGACATCTTCTGCAACTTCCAAGCGGACAGGGACAGAACCCTCACGTTCGCCAACCGTGACAATTGAAATCACTTCATCAAGCAGGGGCCGAATTTGCAAGGCGCTACTGTTATCCGCTAGCCTGTTGCTATCCGCACGTTGCAAGTCGAGGTAATCATTTATTAAATCCAAAATGTAATCGCCTGCTTGAGAC contains the following coding sequences:
- a CDS encoding metallophosphoesterase: MFGLFPKKKLRVKLPDNTRVIAIGDIHGQHKRLSKLMKEVDLYRKKNPIDHETIVFLGDYVDRGPHSAKIIDYLRKRAKAAKTAAHTEVFLQGNHEELMIEGLDVEGTRHDLWWRNGGLQTVNSYLKFLKIEVPEDLGAEERLNIFREHFPKKHSKFVHSLQNIYRVGPLVFAHAGIRMDKAPGKQKQQDLRWIRDPFLYWEGKNKDFLVVHGHSITPSFKPEIHAHRVALDTGSYKLKGKITAGIFEGNTVRFVSNGTRKGFNTNKFS
- a CDS encoding MFS transporter, which gives rise to MNQINYSSKNASLRLTGYYASFFAVYGIAIPIWPRWLEGQISLEYVGIVLGVAYWLKVAVVPIASSVADLVGDRRRVLISLSSMVLIGLAILPFVEGWVLYAVVWGLAGAALSTGVPLSDGVTIRLGQLIGVEFGKVRRWGSVSFIVSSLGVGALADKFGLDAIYAMMIFASVLLLIASFWVPKVYTAPDSKKVPLLRPLKLPNFPLFLITVGLLLASHASLYGFSAIYWKSLGYSNTVITLLWIVGVLAEIAMFSVSDRLIGRFGAMPMIIVAAAGGVIRWTLLATVTALPLLVLAQLFHALTFALLYMSIVGYVAKRVPPAISASAQGLQDSLSMGIFFGLLTMLAGSLYEFNPASCFLLMAVCSGLGVVLGAILLIRVRRYEQQQEGS
- a CDS encoding Acg family FMN-binding oxidoreductase, coding for MNRRNFLRTIGGTGLVLAATAGGLSQCDQMPTEAIQGWNGPVNSITDREWLLSYALLAPNPHNMQAWIADLRVEDQIILFADKDRLLPDTDPFSRQVMIGQGTFLELLSIAASARGYQANVHLFPEGTPDEMELDISTVPIARIELVKNENIAADPLFSAILHRRSNKEGYRELALSEDHKAELLKLPLSGDHSVQIYHDKDEVEELRTFAKQAMLLEIETPRTLKESVDRTRIGADAIVKYRDGIDLNGPMFWWLSRFDLMSKEKAMTPGTLAYQGGIDYALGWVNKTYSMGILSSPTNSREDQIIAGRNYVRLNLLATSIGVAMHPVSQILQEYPEMQTLQSDFYSHLGVRAPETIQMFFRIGYQSKPSPSPRRPLQDIVRA
- a CDS encoding DMT family transporter, whose amino-acid sequence is MSLPHIALALIINVIWGFSFVAAKVAMGQYSPLMFTTLRFILVALLLIPFLKPVAGRMKAIFLISMLVGVMHFTLLYMGLNVAGGVSAVAITIQLVAPFSLILAVVFLGETIRWKRILGLLLAFIGVLILGFDPVVFNYLEGVGLVAGAAMCMAGGIILMRKATGVGTMQMQGWIALFSFPLLLSFSLIFEENHIQQITALHWEPVTALLFTVVATTIIAHGSWYYLLQRYPVSVLTPYGLLAPLFGVGFGVFLFEEPITWRFMVGGGVTLLGVLIINLRNAEKQPKVVQTSTGS
- a CDS encoding diacylglycerol/lipid kinase family protein, producing the protein MGQMDVLQIKFLLRMKVSRVTGRNRFLVIYNPTAGRSHERRFWKILKMLEAAGVELTLSQTERAGHATELAQQAARDDEITVVVAAGGDGTLGEVAQGLQGSEKPLGLIPLGTANVFACEIGVGTNPRKIVAALTQGQTTKIWPGLIQGRRFLLMIGCGYDSLAVQALDPVQKRKWGAASYLFAAFRIRHQFKNLAVSVRSNDTVYEGSTVVVSRARKYGGPFTVFPRADLRTRDLQVLVLTKKGLWNGLIYGLALAANRLSSLNSVITFSTGEDVTLSSQPNLNCQRDGDLEMVTPVTISLDKTPLNFMMPK
- a CDS encoding UDP-2,3-diacylglucosamine diphosphatase; translation: MNAQATPLKYRSIWISDIHLGTPGCKAEFLLDFLKHTSSKKLYLVGDIIDGWALQRNWYWPQEHNDVVQKILRKARKGTEVFFIPGNHDAFVREYVDHNFGDITVAREMIHKTANGQQYLILHGDEFDVVVKYAKWLALLGDWAYGICLRLNDFVNNVRQWMGYPYWSLSAFLKLKVKNAVQFIADFENALADVARKKGVNGVICGHIHHPEIREIDGITYCNDGDWVESCSALVEHFDGSLEIVRWFSPYSDFTSLKGSEECDMSSSQTLGRLKSMVSFKL
- a CDS encoding glycosyltransferase family 4 protein, whose protein sequence is MRYVIVSDAWSPQVNGVVQTLTQLRNNLENKGHEVVMITPDRFKTIACPTYPEIRLSLFCSRKVKDLIEKSRPSAIHIATEGPLGLAARNYCSKNNIPFTTAFHTLFAEYVYARTRLPLSIGYAFLRWFHKNSSTIMVATQTLEDKLRKRGFKRISRWTRGIDTNLFHPREKQLTEFKSPIFMYVGRVAVEKNIQAFLSLDLPGTKVVVGDGPQRASLQSKHKDVVFVGVKRGEELASYYASADVFVFPSRTDTFGLVLLEALASGIPVAAYPVTGPLDVIGNAPVGVLSENLQSAALQALELDPVACREFAMEFTWDKSVEQFQGNLAHFDTNRVFSRQEPVEV
- a CDS encoding MarR family winged helix-turn-helix transcriptional regulator codes for the protein MTKNHKPDIPIEFRIINWIGIIDQLTGTKARQLLNGTDVPPPQFALLNHFSHRPEEGKTVMQVATAMQQPQPGITKTISKLVRKGFLEEHKNPRDGRSKILLLTAAGIKAHQIAREKLISGSGDVFKGWSENEKNTLFQLLDRLKIHLDNNR
- a CDS encoding histidine phosphatase family protein, which gives rise to MKTFRVWLVRHAPVSANFLYGQMDVLADHSDQKTYDWISSQLPNSFALVSSDLTRCVETANHIIAHSNQSIQLTKETQYREQNFGEWQGLTYEEIRTDRHEESLSFWENPVENQPPGGESFRDVCERVTRRFQSQLESLVQDDLVIVSHAGPIRAIVANALELEPVKAQLIDIEPLSVSRLTVYQADETISWKIDWINRVRAR
- a CDS encoding ABC transporter transmembrane domain-containing protein, which gives rise to MKDSMPQSTEAQVTKNRSSSMALYGRLLKNYVLKYKYRLAAAIVCMIVGAITTTATAFLMKPIVDEVFFEKNPEIVVYTTIAVVVIFSLRGIATFGQAYFMHWVGNRVIADLQRKMFDKLIGADLAWFHDNSTGNLISRFVYDTNLLRTGSTQALVAFTKDSLTAIFLIGSLFYYDWRMALIIFIALPPGALAIRQIGKLARKASHRVLEQTGSFSTFLEEAFQGIRVIKAYNREDKTREKGEKEIERRFFHQFKAMRIQATSNPIVETLSGLMIAIVIFYGASSVTSGDTTPGTFFAFITAVMLAYQPIKSIAKIAPQIQNSLAAAQRIFDLLDLVDHVVDKPSATELELHKGEVEFKSVAFSYSEHTPVLKDISLLVGAGQRVALVGPSGGGKSTILNLMPRFYDVSSGSILVDGQDVRDVTLNSLREKFSLVSQDIFLFDDTIRANIAYGREGATEDEIVEAAKAAAVHDFISSLPQGYETRVGSDGVRLSGGQKQRIAIARAMLKDAPILLLDEATSALDAEAERKVQIALSHLMKGRTSVVIAHRLSTILDADIIYVIVQGQVVESGSHSELLSKQGVYADLYNNQFNGDSKVTPLSDAKKR